Proteins co-encoded in one Nothobranchius furzeri strain GRZ-AD chromosome 4, NfurGRZ-RIMD1, whole genome shotgun sequence genomic window:
- the gatd1 gene encoding glutamine amidotransferase-like class 1 domain-containing protein 1 translates to MSAKPTCLIVASASSQGVSAKSFLQCFSLCSTSFNLQVATPAGKTIDFVGVDESTARWVQDFNVKSYATPAKLESIDGARYQALLVPDCPGAPNDLAHSGSLHRILTQFISQQKPVCAVGQGVAALCCATEGQRWIFSGYSLTGPSVFELVRTPDFANLPLIVEDFVKDSGGSYTASQEDAVHVVIDRHLITGQNMQSTSLAVNNLILLCNAK, encoded by the exons ATGTCGGCGAAACCAACTTGTTTAATAGTAGCGAGTGCCTCTTCTCAAG GAGTTTCAGCCAAATCTTTTCTTCAATGCTTCAGTCTTTGCAGCACTTCGTTTAACCTACAAGTCGCCACACCTGCG GGGAAGACGATAGACTTTGTTGGAGTTGACGAAAGCACAGCTCGATGGGTGCAAGACTTCAATGTAAAATCCTACGCAACACCAGCCAAACTTGAGTCTATAGATG GTGCCAGGTATCAGGCTCTGCTTGTCCCAGACTGCCCTGGGGCGCCGAATGACCTGGCACACAGCGGCTCCCTGCACCGCATTCTCACACAGTTCATCTCTCAGCAAA AGCCAGTGTGTGCTGTGGGACAGGGAGTGGCAGCACTATGCTGTGCCACAGAGGGGCAGAGGTGGATTTTTAGTGGCTACAGCTTAACAGGC CCATCAGTGTTTGAACTGGTACGAACACCTGACTTTGCAAACCTGCCTCTCATTGTTGAAGATTTTGTTAAAGACAGCGGCGGATCTTATACAG CAAGTCAAGAAGATGCTGTCCACGTAGTTATCGACCGACACCTAATAACTGGGCAGAATATGCAGTCGACATCTCTTGCTGTGAATAATCTAATCCTGCTTTGTAATGCCAAATAA